In the genome of Candidatus Limnocylindria bacterium, the window CCGCGGCGTCCGAGCCCTTCGCGCGCGTCTGACCTTCCGGCTGGACGGATTCCTCGAGATAATTCAGGTGAAGGGCGAGCGCATCGGCTTTCACCATCTTCAGGATCTTCTCGATGTCCTTCACCGCGAGCGCGCCTTCGCTGTCCTGCTTCACGAGCTGCGAGATCCCGACGTTCGCGATCACGAACGCGTGGGGCGCGTTCTCACGCACGACCGAATACGTCGCCGAAAGCGACGGGTCGCGTAGCGCCGCGCGCTGGCTGCCGACGCCGATCGCGATCCCGGTCTTCTCGGCCACGCGCGCGAGGAGCTCGTTCACCGCGATCGCGCGGCCATGGCCGCCGGTCATCCCGGAGATCGCAAGTGGAAGGCGGAGCGCGTGACCCAGGAAGCGCGTGCCGACGTCGATGTCCTTCGCGTCGATCGACGGGAGCGCGTCGTGCACGAGATGCACGTCCTCCCAACCCGCGCTCGATCTCGTCTCGACGTCGCCCTCGGCGGCGAGCTGGAGGTGCTCGCCCTTGCGTCGGGCTATCTCTTCCGCTTCAGACATCTGCGGTGTGTTCTACGCGAAGACGCCGTCGGCGGCGAGCGAGGCGTATTCGTCCGCGCTGAGGCCGAGGAGCCCCTTGAAGACCTCCTCGTTGTGCTCGCCGAGCGTCGGGCCGGCGCGGTCCGCGCGCGCCGGCGTCTCGGACAGCGCGAACGGCGGAGCCATGAGGCCGACCTCGCCGAGACCGGCGTGCGGCGCGCGCCGCCACACGCCGCGATGCGCGAGCTGGGGGTCATCGAACAGCTCGCCGACCGACTCCACCGCCGCGGCGCGCAGGCCGCGCGCCCGCAACGCGCTGACCGCCTCTTCGCGCGTTCGCGCACTGGTCCACGCAGCGATGCGCGCGTCGAGCTCGGCCTCGCGCGCCCGGCGTCCGTCGGCGTTTCCGAGCGCGGCGTCGCGCGACCACGCCGGGTCGCCGAGCGCGTCGCGCAACCGGCGCCACTCGTCGTCGCTCCAGACCGAAAGCGCGATCCAGCGGTCGTCGCCCTGACTCGGATACACCCCGTGCGGCACGGCCACGCGGTCGTGGTTCGCGTCGCGCGTCGGCACCGTGCCGTTCGCCGCGTGCTCGAGGAGCGCGGGCGCGAGGAACTGGAGCCCCGCCTCGTACTGCGAGAGGTCGATCACGCAGCCTTCGCCGGTGCGGCGCCGCCGCTCGAGCGCGGCGAGGATCGCGATGACGCCATAGCCGACCGCGATGTAGTCGATGTACGGGCCGTAGAGGATCACCGGCGTGCGCCCGGGCTCGCCGAGGAGCTCGTTGAACCCGGCGAGCGCCGTGAGCTGGCTTCCGTATCCGGGATGCTGGGCGTGCGGTCCGGTCTGCCCCTGATTGCAGCTCGAAAGGATGACGAGGTCGGGCCGCGCGCGCCGGAGGGCGTCATGCCCGAGTCCTCGCCGCGCGAGCGTTCCCGCCGGGAAGCTCTCGATCACGACGTCGGCCGTCTTCACCAGCTGAAGCGCGAGCTCGATCCCGCGCGGCTGCTTGAGATCGAGCGTGACCCCGCGCTTTCCGGCGTTGTAGAAGGCGAACATCCCGGCGCGGTCCGGTCCGACGACGTTGTCCTTGAACGGTGGGTACGTCGAGCGGAACGGATCGAGCGCGGTGGACGACTCGACATGGATCACGTCTGCGCCGTGCTGCGCGAGATAGGTGCCGACGAGCGGACCGGCCGCGGCCCACCCGAGCTCGACGACCCGAACGCCTTCGAGAGGCTGGGGGGTGGTCGTCATGCGGTCACCGCACCGCGCCCGACGCGCGCCGCGCTCGGAAGCACCTCCGGGTCGTGCTCGCCCAGTCGCGGCGGGCCGCGGCGCACGCGTGGCCGCTCGCCATCGAATAACGCGAAGCCGCCGGGAAAGGGCAGCGTCGTTCCGTCGATCCGCGTCTCTTGCCAGAACTCGCGCGCGCCAAGCTGCGCGTCGGCGTACACATCCGACGCATCGGCGACGGGGTAGCCGAGCATGTTGCGCTCGATCACGCCGGCGAAGAACTCGCGCTTCGTCAGCGT includes:
- a CDS encoding CoA transferase, giving the protein MTTTPQPLEGVRVVELGWAAAGPLVGTYLAQHGADVIHVESSTALDPFRSTYPPFKDNVVGPDRAGMFAFYNAGKRGVTLDLKQPRGIELALQLVKTADVVIESFPAGTLARRGLGHDALRRARPDLVILSSCNQGQTGPHAQHPGYGSQLTALAGFNELLGEPGRTPVILYGPYIDYIAVGYGVIAILAALERRRRTGEGCVIDLSQYEAGLQFLAPALLEHAANGTVPTRDANHDRVAVPHGVYPSQGDDRWIALSVWSDDEWRRLRDALGDPAWSRDAALGNADGRRAREAELDARIAAWTSARTREEAVSALRARGLRAAAVESVGELFDDPQLAHRGVWRRAPHAGLGEVGLMAPPFALSETPARADRAGPTLGEHNEEVFKGLLGLSADEYASLAADGVFA